AACTTGCCGCAAGATACGTGTCTTGCCACATCATCTCCCACGATGTCTTTCCAATAGTATTTGACCGATTGTTCAATATATTGTTTTTTCATGGCTTTCGTTTTAAATGATGAAAGCAAACTGTCTTTAATCGGAGATAGCATGAGAATCCATTAACGCTCCATTCTCAATATAGTAATACTTCCCTATTTTAAAATCAGGGAAATATTTGCGGTCGGTCGCAGTGATAAAGGTCTGTATTTTTTCTTTTATAAATAATAATAATTGAGAGCGTCGTTCATAGTCAAGTTCGCTCATCACGTCATCGAGAAGCAAAATAGGATACTCTCCGATCTCCGACTTGATATATTCAAGCTCGGAAAGCTTCATCGACAAGATGCCCGTGCGCTGCTGCCCTTGCGAGCCGAACGTTTTAAGATCGATACCGTTGACTTCTATCTTGAGGTCGTCGCGATGCGGACCGACACTCGTACTGCCCCTTATGATATCGAGCTGATGACGTTTTTTCAGTGATGCAAGATACCACTCAGCAGAAGGTATCTCCCCTTCTTCCAGTCCGTGCACGACATATGATATCTTGAGGCTTTCTTTTTCCTGCGTCAATCGTCTGTGCATCAGATTGGCAAGCATCGACAGCTTATCTACGGCTTCTTTTCGCTTCGTGACGATACGATGCGACATGACAGACAGCTGTTCGTCCCAGATATCGAGCATATCACTTTCCATATTCGATTCGCGCAATTTTTTGAGCATCGCATTTCTTTGCTGGACGATCTTGTTGTATTTGACAAGCATCTCATAATAGACACGATTGGCCTGCGATATCTCGATATCGAGGAATCTTCTTCTTTCCTGCGGAGCGCCTTTGATGAGCATCAAGTCTTCGGGTGAAAACAGCACGACATTGAGCGCACCCATTACCTCATTCGGCTTGACTTTCAGACCGTTATAGACGATCTCTCTTCGTTTATCTTTTTGGAACAAAAAAGACAGTTGATTATCAACCCCCATACGCGAGAAGTCTATCTGCACTTTCGCCTGTGTTTTATCCCAATGGATAAGCTCCTGATCGTTGTGCGTACGATGTGATCGACCGATAGCCGCATAATAGATGGCCTCTAATATATTTGTTTTCCCTTGGGCATTATGTCCCAAAAAGACGTTGATATTATCTTCGAATGATATCGTCAAATAAGGATAATTCCGATATTGATATAGTTTTAAATGATTGATCTTCATCGCAGTATCCTTTTATTCTTGAGCGATCTTGAATTCTCCCACATCAACGATCTTAAGAATATCGCCGACGTGAATCTGTCTGCGTTTTTCCGTAACGAGCGCACCGTTTAAATACACCATTTTATCATCCAAAAGAAAACGGACTTGGCCGCCCGTTTCGATGATACCTTCTTTTTTCAATAGCTGATCGAGCTGTATTTTTTCTGTTCTGATCGTGATCGTTTCCATCATAATATCTCCTTATCTGCGTACCGGTGTTACGATATAAACGTAATCTTCCGATCCTTCCGGTCTGATTCTAATGGGAGTCAATGTTTGATTGAGAGATATCTCTGTTTTTTCTGTATAAATATTCTTTAAGATATCGCTGACATAGTTCGAATTGATCGCTACATAGATCGGATCGCCTTCTATACT
The Selenomonadales bacterium genome window above contains:
- the recF gene encoding DNA replication/repair protein RecF, with the protein product MKINHLKLYQYRNYPYLTISFEDNINVFLGHNAQGKTNILEAIYYAAIGRSHRTHNDQELIHWDKTQAKVQIDFSRMGVDNQLSFLFQKDKRREIVYNGLKVKPNEVMGALNVVLFSPEDLMLIKGAPQERRRFLDIEISQANRVYYEMLVKYNKIVQQRNAMLKKLRESNMESDMLDIWDEQLSVMSHRIVTKRKEAVDKLSMLANLMHRRLTQEKESLKISYVVHGLEEGEIPSAEWYLASLKKRHQLDIIRGSTSVGPHRDDLKIEVNGIDLKTFGSQGQQRTGILSMKLSELEYIKSEIGEYPILLLDDVMSELDYERRSQLLLFIKEKIQTFITATDRKYFPDFKIGKYYYIENGALMDSHAISD
- a CDS encoding RNA-binding S4 domain-containing protein, which gives rise to METITIRTEKIQLDQLLKKEGIIETGGQVRFLLDDKMVYLNGALVTEKRRQIHVGDILKIVDVGEFKIAQE